One genomic segment of Equus przewalskii isolate Varuska chromosome 13, EquPr2, whole genome shotgun sequence includes these proteins:
- the ZNF475 gene encoding zinc finger protein 475 isoform X5 — MERGKKKKVSSKLQQTFHHSKEPTFLINQAFLSSDSHSSLLAEKGHINPGENIKTNPQKNRPGTVILSKRSSRRMTSESQSSPPVIPSRRPGFRVCYICGREFGSKSLAIHEPQCLEKWRIENSKLPKHLRRPEPFKPPPVSGSGSYNLQAANEAAFQSPQAQLLPCESCGRTFLPDRLLVHQRSCKPKGERPRVPNPNSSDDLTGFKKASGGIPARPRTLICYICGREFGTLSLPIHEPKCLEKWKIENDRLPRELRRPFPQKPQHLPTGLSSQEGPSQVQLMPCPNCGRTFAPDRLLVHQRSCKAQPSGSTVQNLTLGREGGLKDSTNSKQQRNMAAPPVTDKVIRAT, encoded by the coding sequence atggaaagaggaaagaagaaaaaggtttCCAGCAAATTGCAACAGACTTTCCACCATTCTAAAGAACCTACCTTCCTTATCAACCAGGCTTTTCTATCTAGTGACTCCCATTCTAGCCTTTTGGCAGAAAAAGGGCACATCAATCCTGgtgaaaatataaagacaaacCCTCAGAAAAATAGACCTGGAACTGTGATACTCTCAAAACGGTCCAGTAGGAGAATGACGTCGGAAAGCCAGTCCAGCCCCCCTGTGATTCCATCCCGCAGGCCTGGATTCCGGGTATGCTATATCTGTGGCCGAGAATTTGGGTCCAAATCACTTGCCATTCATGAGCCCCAGTGCTTGGAAAAGTGGCGTATTGAAAACAGCAAGTTGCCCAAGCACCTGAGGAGGCCAGAACCCTTCAAACCACCGCCTGTCAGTGGCAGCGGGTCCTACAATCTTCAGGCAGCAAATGAGGCAGCATTTCAGAGTCCTCAGGCTCAGCTGCTGCCCTGTGAATCCTGTGGCCGCACGTTCTTGCCAGATCGTCTTCTTGTTCACCAGAGAAGCTGCAAGCCAAAGGGTGAGAGACCCAGAGTACCAAATCCCAACAGCTCTGATGACCTTACTGGTTTCAAGAAAGCTTCTGGTGGCATCCCAGCCCGACCAAGGACTCTCATCTGTTACATTTGTGGTAGGGAATTTGGCACCCTATCCCTTCCTATTCATGAGCCCAAATGCCTGGAaaagtggaaaatagaaaatgatcgGCTCCCCAGGGAGCTCCGCCGGCCATTCCCACAGAAGCCTCAGCATCTTCCAACTGGACTGTCCAGTCAAGAGGGGCCAAGTCAAGTTCAGCTCATGCCCTGCCCAAATTGTGGCCGGACCTTTGCCCCAGACCGCCTTCTGGTACATCAGAGAAGTTGTAAAGCTCAACCTAGTGGGTCAACAGTTCAGAATTTGACGTTAGGGAGAGAAGGTGGCCTAAAGGATTCCACTAATTCCAAGCAACAAAGGAACATGGCAGCACCCCCTGTGACTGATAAGGTAATTCGTGCCACATGA